The Arachis hypogaea cultivar Tifrunner chromosome 16, arahy.Tifrunner.gnm2.J5K5, whole genome shotgun sequence genome contains a region encoding:
- the LOC112754342 gene encoding vacuolar protein-sorting-associated protein 37 homolog 1, with protein sequence MFRFWGSQEQQPQHDGSSSQSWYPPSVMSTPSSSRPATPSAASSTGYASPRIHPSSHVPPAEAAGVIAALKDKSIDELRKMLSDKDTYQQFLNSLDMVKTQNNLKDELCKENLQLAEENLKKEPRIMELRNQSSIIRTTELAAAKEKLSELEKQKEEMLKMNSPASLIHRIQESMNKTDEESENLHQKILDREIDLASFLQNYKKLRIAYHRKSLIHLAAKTSNI encoded by the exons ATGTTCAGATTCtg GGGATCACAAGAGCAACAACCTCAGCACGATGGTTCTTCATCGCAGTCGTGGTATCCTCCATCGGTGATGAGCACGCCGAGCTCATCGAGGCCTGCCACACCCTCCGCCGCTTCCTCCACTGGCTACGCTTCTCCGAGGATACACCCTTCGTCGCATGTTCCGCCTGCCGAAGCTGCCGGCGTCATTGCCGCCTTGAAAGACAAGAG TATCGACGAGTTGAGGAAGATGTTGTCCGACAAGGATACTTATCAACAGTTCCTAAATTCGCTTGATATGGTCAAGACTCAAAATAAT CTGAAAGATGAACTTTGCAAAGAGAATTTGCAGCTAGCGG AGGAAAATCTAAAAAAGGAACCTCGTATAATGGAACTCAGGAATCAA AGTAGCATTATTCGGACAACTGAGTTAGCTGCTGCTAAAGAGAAACTAAGCGAGCTTGAGAAACAGAAAGAAGAAATGCTGAAGATGAATTCCCCAGCATCCCTTATCCACAGGATTCAAG AGTCTATGAATAAGACAGATGAGGAATCTGAAAATCTACACCAGAAAATACTCGACAGAGAGATTGACCTTGCATCATTTTTGCAGAATTACAAGAAGCTACGTATCGCTTACCACCGTAAAAGTCTCATACATCTTGCTGCCAAGACATCAAATATATGA